In a genomic window of Gammaproteobacteria bacterium:
- a CDS encoding DUF3526 domain-containing protein, producing RIFDRNYGALWDTFERQGVVHEALAVVAPLLAVRTLSMGLAGTDVEQHRHFATAAEAYRRDLMRRMNGDLADNSRTGDTYLAGPELWEETPPLEYAAPTLGWVLGNRILSILVLGTWLVGAVVAASVRVRRAEVG from the coding sequence CCGCATCTTCGACCGCAACTACGGCGCGTTGTGGGACACCTTCGAGCGGCAGGGCGTCGTGCACGAAGCTCTCGCGGTGGTCGCGCCGCTGCTGGCTGTGCGCACACTCTCCATGGGGCTGGCCGGGACCGATGTCGAACAGCACCGGCACTTCGCCACCGCCGCGGAGGCGTACCGCCGCGATCTGATGCGGCGGATGAACGGTGATCTGGCCGACAACTCCCGCACGGGCGACACCTACCTGGCAGGGCCCGAACTGTGGGAAGAGACGCCGCCGCTCGAGTACGCCGCCCCGACGCTGGGCTGGGTGCTGGGCAACCGCATCCTGTCGATCCTGGTTCTGGGGACGTGGCTGGTCGGGGCAGTCGTGGCCGCTTCGGTGCGGGTCCGGCGCGCGGAGGTGGGGTAG